A single genomic interval of Shewanella halotolerans harbors:
- the recC gene encoding exodeoxyribonuclease V subunit gamma, which yields MLYLVQSNRMEALAELLANELQTPLPGQSPLSNEQILVQSPGMSTWLRLAIAKQNQVAAALEFPLPSSFIWQLCHQLLPDVPKENAFTKPAMTWKLMELLPDLLSLEVFAPLANYLKDDAILTDSAAPHSLKLFQLCSQIADIFDQYLVYRPDWILAWEQGEDRLPPKERPLAANQQWQSLLWRELIHYNHHTLNQSRYHRANLHQALFDALSDPQCDLSKLPPRLFVFGISSMAPQTLEVLYFLAKRIDVVMLNLSPCQHYWGDIVDPKLRARMALQYGDKQQLAIDWESKLEVGNPLLANNGKMGRELLDLILELPENDTNFNFECYQDPGSNTLLHGVQQDILELCTRGETLGPDAELYLTTNGRRVLKNDDDSLTLRSCHSPLRELETLHDHLLEQLSQSDGLAPKDIVVMMPDVAAYAPYIDAVFASKRGDHFIPYAIADRGAAQESPLINSFLHLLDLNKSRFALTDILGILEVPAVMRRFDLDDDDLLLIRRWLEQAGVRWGRDQHSRQAQQLPAFEHNSWAFGIKRLILGYSFSDEAPIYHDSLALPGVEGQSAQALGKLLNFIEAIDEFNLALGEHCPLSVRITQLQTLVETFYDCVDEELSQKQELLQAITRLSEELTATQYQSELELEVMQNWFTRHLTESRVGQRYLAGSVNFCTLMPMRSIPFKLVCLLGMNDGVYPRVQHPVGFDLVAQEGPRKGDRSRRLDDRYLFLEALLSARKQLYISYIGHSERDNSERIPSMLVSELIEYCQLCYLPENCAHLLNTASEDDTNTVDIAKIEQAILDQLIITMPLQPFDERLYLADESEGAECEGAKSEPRRLRQSYSEQWCPSALAEQDKRLDDKPASASHFIEAPLTLVADEDKGEPLELSALIRFYRNPAQYFFNRTLKLDLNLSIQADENDEPFALNPLSRYQLQSTLIEDAVKSGDERPSSKLLERLRLSGQLPLAPFDDLLLKQYQHDIRALVGRTLYLQGESCHTQDINLLLGDSAATALVGRIDGVSAKGLVNYRPGTANARDLIRVYLRHLCLNASLNTSLNTSLNASVSENSDVEIHEGTPWQRHSYLLDIGHFHAFAPITPEQALNQLSLWAERYHQGQSQPLPFMPRTAFAYVEAEGDHIEKLIAAQPQWLDEQSNLGEGQEAHYQRLFTFPDDFSEAGFGTIASTLLSPMLSLYHKAPLSELADFVEGQ from the coding sequence ATGCTGTATTTGGTGCAATCGAATCGAATGGAGGCTTTGGCAGAGCTGCTCGCCAACGAGCTACAGACGCCCCTGCCGGGTCAGTCGCCGCTGAGCAATGAGCAGATCTTGGTCCAGAGTCCCGGCATGTCCACCTGGCTCAGGCTCGCCATCGCCAAACAAAACCAGGTCGCGGCGGCGCTAGAGTTCCCCTTGCCGTCGAGCTTTATCTGGCAACTCTGCCACCAGCTGCTACCGGATGTCCCCAAGGAGAACGCCTTTACCAAACCGGCCATGACCTGGAAGCTGATGGAGCTGCTGCCAGACCTCTTGTCTCTGGAGGTGTTCGCCCCGCTGGCAAACTATCTGAAAGACGATGCCATACTCACAGACAGCGCGGCGCCGCACTCATTAAAACTGTTTCAGCTTTGCAGCCAGATAGCCGACATCTTCGACCAATACCTGGTCTATCGCCCCGACTGGATCTTGGCTTGGGAACAGGGTGAGGATCGACTTCCCCCCAAGGAGCGCCCGCTAGCGGCCAACCAGCAGTGGCAAAGCCTGCTCTGGCGCGAACTTATTCACTACAATCATCACACGCTGAACCAGAGCCGCTATCACAGGGCGAACCTGCACCAGGCGCTGTTTGATGCCTTAAGCGATCCCCAGTGCGATCTTAGCAAGTTGCCGCCGCGCCTGTTTGTCTTTGGTATCTCCTCCATGGCGCCGCAGACCCTGGAAGTGCTCTACTTTTTGGCCAAACGGATCGATGTGGTGATGCTCAACCTAAGCCCCTGCCAACACTATTGGGGCGACATAGTAGATCCTAAGCTCAGGGCGCGAATGGCGCTGCAATATGGCGACAAGCAGCAACTCGCCATCGATTGGGAGAGTAAGCTCGAGGTAGGCAATCCCCTGCTGGCCAACAACGGTAAGATGGGCCGCGAGCTGTTAGACCTTATCCTGGAACTACCGGAAAACGACACCAACTTCAACTTCGAGTGCTATCAAGATCCGGGCTCAAACACCCTGCTCCACGGCGTGCAGCAAGATATCCTAGAGCTTTGCACCCGCGGCGAAACCCTAGGACCGGACGCCGAACTCTATCTCACCACCAACGGCAGACGAGTACTTAAGAATGACGATGATTCCCTGACCCTCAGGAGCTGTCACAGCCCACTACGGGAACTTGAGACACTGCACGATCATCTGCTGGAGCAGTTGTCGCAATCGGATGGTCTCGCCCCCAAAGATATCGTAGTGATGATGCCAGATGTGGCGGCCTACGCACCCTACATAGATGCGGTATTTGCCTCCAAACGCGGCGATCATTTTATCCCTTACGCTATCGCCGATCGCGGCGCGGCACAGGAATCACCTCTGATCAACAGCTTCCTGCACCTGCTAGATCTCAACAAGAGCCGCTTCGCCCTGACGGACATCTTAGGCATACTCGAGGTGCCCGCCGTGATGCGCCGCTTCGATCTGGACGATGATGATCTCCTGCTTATCCGCCGCTGGCTTGAACAGGCGGGCGTGCGCTGGGGACGGGATCAGCACAGCCGTCAGGCGCAGCAGTTGCCCGCCTTCGAACACAACTCCTGGGCCTTTGGCATCAAGCGGCTGATCTTGGGCTATAGCTTCAGCGATGAGGCACCTATCTATCATGACAGCCTGGCGCTCCCAGGCGTCGAAGGGCAATCGGCCCAGGCACTGGGTAAGCTGCTCAACTTTATCGAGGCGATCGACGAGTTTAATCTAGCGCTTGGCGAGCATTGCCCCTTAAGCGTGCGCATTACTCAACTGCAGACCCTGGTAGAGACCTTCTACGACTGCGTCGATGAGGAGCTGAGTCAGAAACAGGAGCTTTTACAGGCGATCACCCGTCTGAGTGAAGAGCTCACTGCTACACAGTATCAGAGCGAACTCGAACTCGAAGTGATGCAGAACTGGTTTACCCGTCACCTCACCGAGTCCCGGGTGGGACAGCGCTACCTGGCCGGTAGCGTCAACTTCTGTACCCTGATGCCGATGCGCTCCATCCCCTTTAAGCTGGTCTGTCTGCTGGGCATGAACGATGGTGTTTACCCCAGGGTACAGCACCCGGTAGGCTTCGACCTGGTAGCGCAGGAAGGGCCACGTAAGGGAGACCGTTCCCGCAGGCTGGATGACAGATACCTGTTCCTTGAGGCGCTGCTCTCTGCCAGAAAGCAGCTCTACATCAGCTATATCGGCCATAGCGAGCGGGATAACAGTGAGCGCATCCCCTCTATGTTAGTGTCGGAGCTTATCGAATACTGCCAGCTCTGCTATTTGCCAGAAAATTGTGCCCACCTGCTTAATACAGCTAGTGAAGATGACACAAACACGGTAGATATCGCCAAAATCGAGCAGGCCATCTTAGACCAGCTAATCATCACCATGCCGCTGCAGCCTTTCGATGAACGCCTCTATCTGGCAGACGAGTCTGAAGGCGCAGAGTGTGAAGGCGCAAAGAGTGAGCCAAGACGTCTTCGCCAGAGCTATAGCGAGCAGTGGTGCCCTAGCGCCCTTGCTGAGCAGGATAAGCGCCTCGATGACAAGCCAGCAAGTGCTAGTCATTTCATCGAGGCGCCGCTGACTCTGGTCGCCGATGAAGATAAGGGCGAGCCGCTTGAGCTCTCGGCGCTGATCCGTTTCTACCGTAATCCGGCGCAGTATTTTTTCAATCGCACCCTCAAGCTGGATCTTAATCTCAGCATACAAGCGGATGAAAACGATGAGCCCTTCGCCCTCAATCCCCTGTCTCGCTATCAGCTGCAATCGACCCTGATAGAAGATGCGGTCAAGTCAGGCGATGAGCGGCCATCGAGTAAGCTACTAGAGCGCTTGCGGCTCTCGGGTCAACTGCCCCTGGCCCCATTTGACGATCTCCTGCTTAAACAGTATCAGCACGATATTCGCGCCCTGGTCGGTCGCACCCTCTATCTGCAGGGTGAGAGCTGCCATACCCAGGATATCAATCTTCTCCTGGGCGATAGCGCCGCCACGGCTTTAGTGGGGCGAATCGACGGCGTCAGCGCCAAGGGGCTGGTCAACTACCGTCCGGGGACGGCGAACGCGCGGGATCTGATCCGCGTTTATCTGCGTCACCTGTGCCTTAACGCTAGTCTTAACACCAGTCTTAACACCAGTCTTAACGCCAGCGTCAGCGAAAATAGCGACGTGGAAATCCATGAGGGCACACCCTGGCAGCGCCACAGCTATCTGCTCGATATCGGCCATTTCCACGCCTTTGCGCCGATAACGCCAGAGCAGGCGCTCAATCAGCTCTCACTCTGGGCCGAGCGCTATCATCAGGGGCAGAGCCAGCCCCTGCCCTTCATGCCAAGAACCGCCTTTGCCTATGTCGAAGCC